AGTTGCCCCTTTGTGCCAAAGTTCTGCACGGGAGCGGCTCCAGTAGTGAGCTTCACCCGTTTCTAAGGTACGCAGGATCGATTCCCGATTCATCCATGCCATCATCAAGACAGTACCATCGCGCTCGTCTTGGGCGATCGCCGCAATCAAACCCCGAGCGTTAAACTTTAGTCCTTCAATCCAAAGCAGATTTTCGTTTGTCAGCGTATTTGAGTTCATTGACGTTACCGAGTTAAACAGTTATTTAACATCTGTTGTAGAAACAAGGGATTGAGCTTGCGTCCAATGAATACTATTTGATTTTTGGGGGATGTCTCCCACTCGCTATCGTTAATGGTGAAGCGTTTACCGCTCAGTTGAAATAGATGGCGTTTGGGACTTTCGACAAACCACAGAATCCCTTTGGCGCGAAATACATTTTCTGGTAGATGGACATCGAGAAACTGTTGAAATTTTTTCAAGGTAAAGGGGCGATCGCTTTGAAAGGACGTTGACATGAACCCATCACCATTGAGGCGTGAGGCAGGGAGATCGGAGGCGGCTAGTGCTTGGGAGGAAAATCCGGCTTCGGCAAGATTGACATCTAAAATTAATGGCAGGGGAACTTTTCCATATTCAGAGCGTAAAATTCTGGTTCCTTCCTTAATATCGCGGATTTGATTTTCAATTGCATCCACAGTTGTCTGGGACACTAAATCCGTTTTATTCAAAAGAATTATATCGCCATAAGCAATTTGACTCAGAGCGGCTTCACTGGCGTAATGCTCTTTCAACGTAAAGTTTTCCACATCCACAACGGTGACGATCGAGTCCAAATGCTATAGCTGAGGAAGTATCCCAAACAACCGCATTGAGATCCAATAAACCAAAACCGTGACTGGGAAAAGAAGGGGTGATAAAGCGCATTTCTGCGAGTCAGGGGCTAAATGTTGCCCCCATCCGCTCGCGCTCTAATATGGCAAAATTCTCGATTCCCAAGTCGCGTAATACTACGCCACAACCGACACCAGCCGCACCTGCGCCTACAATAAGTACATCCAGGTTTCTAATCGTTTTCATAATCGATCGAGTAAATACCAGCCTCCCCGCTGACCCATATATTCTCGTTGATGGGGAGAATACAAGCAAGATTTACAGACAAATAAAGCGTGTTTAGTCATAGAAAA
This genomic stretch from Scytonema millei VB511283 harbors:
- a CDS encoding DUF1636 domain-containing protein, with product MTKHALFVCKSCLYSPHQREYMGQRGGWYLLDRL
- a CDS encoding NAD(P)-binding domain-containing protein; translation: MKTIRNLDVLIVGAGAAGVGCGVVLRDLGIENFAILERERMGATFSP
- a CDS encoding CobW family GTP-binding protein → MKEHYASEAALSQIAYGDIILLNKTDLVSQTTVDAIENQIRDIKEGTRILRSEYGKVPLPLILDVNLAEAGFSSQALAASDLPASRLNGDGFMSTSFQSDRPFTLKKFQQFLDVHLPENVFRAKGILWFVESPKRHLFQLSGKRFTINDSEWETSPKNQIVFIGRKLNPLFLQQMLNNCLTR
- a CDS encoding NAD(P)-binding domain-containing protein yields the protein MRFITPSFPSHGFGLLDLNAVVWDTSSAIAFGLDRHRCGCGKLYVERALRQ